Proteins encoded by one window of bacterium:
- a CDS encoding TonB-dependent receptor plug domain-containing protein, with amino-acid sequence MRRSLANWTAAALLAIGLLGQAAPLGAVTEAEQTFLGIYFTPDELHVLSTTRSLKSINRIAENVQVITAADIELLQAHSLAEVLETVTGLAVENRGMPGSVFSPYIQGSQFTQIAAFLDGIRLSNLGNNFPELTFLPVDDIARIEVIKGPASSTWGSALGGVINIITKNAPQQPGNSGAVSASAGKDNTTDVRGSLAGRVGATGYGIWASRLRSDGLVPGYAVERNAITAKLDYRASPAWNAGLALYWTGAGRGEGLYPEYDEADRSTADHLRAQFAAEGFLPGGGQVNFALWTANNRDAVIFESMSDGTEFFHGFNEDRMLGSDLRYRRAFAGHDVVLGAGFLSGR; translated from the coding sequence ATGCGAAGATCATTGGCGAACTGGACCGCGGCGGCGCTTCTGGCCATCGGACTTCTCGGGCAGGCGGCGCCGCTGGGCGCCGTGACGGAGGCCGAGCAGACATTCCTCGGCATCTACTTCACCCCCGATGAACTGCATGTCCTCTCGACGACGCGCAGCCTCAAATCGATCAACCGCATCGCCGAGAATGTGCAGGTGATTACCGCCGCGGACATCGAGCTGCTCCAGGCCCACTCGCTGGCCGAGGTGCTCGAGACCGTCACGGGACTCGCCGTCGAGAACCGCGGCATGCCCGGCAGCGTCTTCTCGCCCTACATCCAGGGCTCGCAGTTCACGCAGATCGCGGCCTTCCTCGACGGAATCCGCCTGAGCAACCTCGGCAACAACTTCCCCGAGCTGACGTTCCTGCCGGTGGACGACATCGCGCGCATCGAGGTCATCAAGGGCCCGGCGTCCTCGACCTGGGGCTCCGCGCTCGGCGGCGTGATCAACATCATCACCAAGAACGCGCCGCAGCAGCCGGGCAACTCGGGCGCCGTGTCGGCGTCCGCCGGCAAGGACAACACGACGGACGTGCGCGGCAGCCTGGCCGGCCGCGTGGGCGCCACCGGCTACGGCATCTGGGCGAGCCGCCTGCGTTCCGACGGCCTCGTGCCGGGCTACGCGGTGGAGCGCAACGCGATCACCGCGAAGCTCGACTACCGTGCGAGCCCTGCCTGGAACGCCGGGCTCGCACTCTACTGGACGGGCGCCGGGCGCGGCGAGGGGCTCTACCCGGAGTACGACGAGGCCGATCGCAGCACGGCGGACCACCTGCGCGCGCAGTTCGCCGCCGAGGGCTTCCTGCCCGGCGGCGGTCAGGTGAACTTCGCCCTCTGGACGGCGAACAACCGCGACGCTGTCATCTTCGAGTCCATGAGCGACGGAACGGAGTTCTTCCACGGGTTCAACGAGGACCGCATGCTGGGATCGGACCTGCGCTACCGCCGGGCCTTCGCCGGCCACGACGTGGTGTTGGGTGCCGGTTTCCTCAGCGGCCG